A single Phoenix dactylifera cultivar Barhee BC4 chromosome 1, palm_55x_up_171113_PBpolish2nd_filt_p, whole genome shotgun sequence DNA region contains:
- the LOC103718468 gene encoding phosphatidylinositol/phosphatidylcholine transfer protein SFH13-like isoform X2 translates to MSVFHVEGFEGAVSCDERKERRSDVEISEDERRRTKIGSLKKKALNASTKFTHSLKKRGKRKVDFRVPSVAIEDIRDAEEERAVYAFRQELIAKDLLPDKHDDYHTLLRFLKARKFDFERSTQMWAEMLRWRKEFRADTILEDFDFEELEEVLHYYPQGYHGVDREGRPVYIERLGRVEPNKLMHITTVERYIKYHVQEFERALHERFPACSIAAKRHIDSTTTILDVHGVGLKNFSKTARDLLHNMQKIDGDYYPETLHQMFIVNAGHGFKLLWNTVKGFLDPKTTAKIHVLGTKYQSRLLEAIDASQLPEFLGGSCTCSDEGGCLRSNKGPWNDPVIMKLAHSVEAAFVREIRRVSVGEQRNEPCPRLCTLKGRSSDTSTAESGSDFDDLGSPIMSRTAEYSRLAPVHEEARMADSTSYYSCHDRFVLVDKTVVSRRKTGSAGHASRELKDHGRGFANGTSHSLGNLRNDRCKQTREDVEEGNLRYLARALVAFLVKLLSFFHVFGCRHERRLENIHPSDTLVPAPESHPSVEVVTENNFRPCLERVQRLELMFNELSSKPAQIPQEKERALLDSWDRIKSIEFDLEKTKKVLQATVVKQMEIAEMLEAVQESNISRRKFC, encoded by the exons ATGTCAG TCTTCCACGTAGAAGGATTTGAAGGAGCGGTCAGTTGCGAtgagaggaaagagaggagatcagatgTTGAGATCTCGGAAGATGAGAGAAGGAGAACAAAGATCGGGTCTCTGAAGAAGAAGGCTTTGAATGCTTCCACTAAATTTACCCACTCTCTTAAGAAACGAGGGAAACGGAAAGTTGATTTCAGGGTTCCTTCAGTTGCGATCGAGGATATAAGGGATGCTGAAGAGGAGCGCGCAGTCTATGCTTTCCGGCAAGAGCTCATTGCCAAGGATTTATTGCCTGATAAGCACGATGACTATCACACGTTGCTCAG ATTTCTTAAGGCTAGGAAATTTGACTTTGAGAGATCGACCCAGATGTGGGCCGAGATGCTTCGATGGAGAAAAGAGTTTAGAGCAGACACTATTTTGGAG GATTTTGACTTTGAAGAACTGGAGGAAGTCCTACACTACTATCCTCAAGGGTACCATGGAGTGGACAGGGAGGGAAGGCCTGTATACATTGAGAGGCTTGGAAGAGTCGAGCCTAACAAGCTTATGCACATCACTACAGTTGAGCGCTACATAAAATATCACGTACAGGAATTTGAGAGGGCCCTGCATGAGAGATTTCCTGCTTGTTCAATTGCTGCCAAAAGGCACATTGATTCAACAACAACAATACTGGATGTGCATGGTGTG ggattgaagaatttcAGCAAGACAGCAAGAGACCTCTTGCACAATATGCAGAAAATAGATGGTGATTACTATCCTGAG ACACTTCATCAAATGTTCATTGTTAATGCCGGTCATGGTTTCAAGCTGCTTTGGAACACTGTAAAGGGATTTCTTGACCCCAAAACCACGGCAAAGATCCAT GTACTTGGGACCAAATATCAGAGTAGACTTCTTGAAGCTATTGATGCAAG CCAACTGCCAGAATTCCTGGGTGGCTCATGCACATGCTCTGATGAAGGTGGATGTCTTAGGTCTAATAAAGGACCATGGAATGACCCTGTCATTATGAAG CTTGCACATAGTGTTGAAGCAGCATTTGTAAGGGAAATTAGGCGAGTATCTGTTGGAGAACAAAGAAATGAACCCTGTCCTAGGCTATGCACACTGAAG GGAAGAAGCAGTGATACTTCAACGGCTGAATCAGGATCAGATTTTGATGATCTTGGTTCTCCTATTATGTCCAGAACTGCCGAATATAGTCGTTTGGCTCCGGTTCATGAAGAA GCTAGGATGGCAGATTCAACATCTTACTACAGTTGCCATGACCGCTTTGTGTTGGTTGATAAGACTGTAGTATCCAGAAGGAAAACAGGATCTGCTGGTCATGCATCAAGAGAACTCAAGGATCATGGACGTGGCTTTGCCAATGGAACATCACATTCACTAG GTAACTTGCGCAATGATAGGTGCAAACAAACCCGGGAAGATGTGGAGGAAGGAAATTTGCGATATCTTGCAAGAGCACTAGTTGCATTTTTGGTTAAATTGCTATCCTTCTTTCATGTCTTTGGTTGTAGACATGAAAGGAGGTTGGAGAACATTCATCCATCAGATACATTGGTCCCtgctccagagagccatcccaGTGTGGAAGTTGTCACGGAAAACAATTTCCGTCCATGTTTAGAACGTGTTCAAAGGCTTGAGTTGATGTTCAATGAGCTCAGTAGCAAACCTGCACAGATTCCACAGGAAAAAGAGCGCGCGCTTCTTGATTCTTGGGACAGGATCAAGTCCATTGAGTTTGACCTTGAGAAGACAAAGAAG GTATTGCAGGCCACAGTGGTGAAGCAAATGGAGATTGCAGAAATGTTAGAAGCTGTACAGGAGTCCAATATTAGC AGAAGGAAGTTTTGTTAA
- the LOC103718468 gene encoding phosphatidylinositol/phosphatidylcholine transfer protein SFH13-like isoform X1, with translation MSVFHVEGFEGAVSCDERKERRSDVEISEDERRRTKIGSLKKKALNASTKFTHSLKKRGKRKVDFRVPSVAIEDIRDAEEERAVYAFRQELIAKDLLPDKHDDYHTLLRFLKARKFDFERSTQMWAEMLRWRKEFRADTILEDFDFEELEEVLHYYPQGYHGVDREGRPVYIERLGRVEPNKLMHITTVERYIKYHVQEFERALHERFPACSIAAKRHIDSTTTILDVHGVGLKNFSKTARDLLHNMQKIDGDYYPETLHQMFIVNAGHGFKLLWNTVKGFLDPKTTAKIHVLGTKYQSRLLEAIDASQLPEFLGGSCTCSDEGGCLRSNKGPWNDPVIMKLAHSVEAAFVREIRRVSVGEQRNEPCPRLCTLKGRSSDTSTAESGSDFDDLGSPIMSRTAEYSRLAPVHEEARMADSTSYYSCHDRFVLVDKTVVSRRKTGSAGHASRELKDHGRGFANGTSHSLVSGNLRNDRCKQTREDVEEGNLRYLARALVAFLVKLLSFFHVFGCRHERRLENIHPSDTLVPAPESHPSVEVVTENNFRPCLERVQRLELMFNELSSKPAQIPQEKERALLDSWDRIKSIEFDLEKTKKVLQATVVKQMEIAEMLEAVQESNISRRKFC, from the exons ATGTCAG TCTTCCACGTAGAAGGATTTGAAGGAGCGGTCAGTTGCGAtgagaggaaagagaggagatcagatgTTGAGATCTCGGAAGATGAGAGAAGGAGAACAAAGATCGGGTCTCTGAAGAAGAAGGCTTTGAATGCTTCCACTAAATTTACCCACTCTCTTAAGAAACGAGGGAAACGGAAAGTTGATTTCAGGGTTCCTTCAGTTGCGATCGAGGATATAAGGGATGCTGAAGAGGAGCGCGCAGTCTATGCTTTCCGGCAAGAGCTCATTGCCAAGGATTTATTGCCTGATAAGCACGATGACTATCACACGTTGCTCAG ATTTCTTAAGGCTAGGAAATTTGACTTTGAGAGATCGACCCAGATGTGGGCCGAGATGCTTCGATGGAGAAAAGAGTTTAGAGCAGACACTATTTTGGAG GATTTTGACTTTGAAGAACTGGAGGAAGTCCTACACTACTATCCTCAAGGGTACCATGGAGTGGACAGGGAGGGAAGGCCTGTATACATTGAGAGGCTTGGAAGAGTCGAGCCTAACAAGCTTATGCACATCACTACAGTTGAGCGCTACATAAAATATCACGTACAGGAATTTGAGAGGGCCCTGCATGAGAGATTTCCTGCTTGTTCAATTGCTGCCAAAAGGCACATTGATTCAACAACAACAATACTGGATGTGCATGGTGTG ggattgaagaatttcAGCAAGACAGCAAGAGACCTCTTGCACAATATGCAGAAAATAGATGGTGATTACTATCCTGAG ACACTTCATCAAATGTTCATTGTTAATGCCGGTCATGGTTTCAAGCTGCTTTGGAACACTGTAAAGGGATTTCTTGACCCCAAAACCACGGCAAAGATCCAT GTACTTGGGACCAAATATCAGAGTAGACTTCTTGAAGCTATTGATGCAAG CCAACTGCCAGAATTCCTGGGTGGCTCATGCACATGCTCTGATGAAGGTGGATGTCTTAGGTCTAATAAAGGACCATGGAATGACCCTGTCATTATGAAG CTTGCACATAGTGTTGAAGCAGCATTTGTAAGGGAAATTAGGCGAGTATCTGTTGGAGAACAAAGAAATGAACCCTGTCCTAGGCTATGCACACTGAAG GGAAGAAGCAGTGATACTTCAACGGCTGAATCAGGATCAGATTTTGATGATCTTGGTTCTCCTATTATGTCCAGAACTGCCGAATATAGTCGTTTGGCTCCGGTTCATGAAGAA GCTAGGATGGCAGATTCAACATCTTACTACAGTTGCCATGACCGCTTTGTGTTGGTTGATAAGACTGTAGTATCCAGAAGGAAAACAGGATCTGCTGGTCATGCATCAAGAGAACTCAAGGATCATGGACGTGGCTTTGCCAATGGAACATCACATTCACTAG TTTCAGGTAACTTGCGCAATGATAGGTGCAAACAAACCCGGGAAGATGTGGAGGAAGGAAATTTGCGATATCTTGCAAGAGCACTAGTTGCATTTTTGGTTAAATTGCTATCCTTCTTTCATGTCTTTGGTTGTAGACATGAAAGGAGGTTGGAGAACATTCATCCATCAGATACATTGGTCCCtgctccagagagccatcccaGTGTGGAAGTTGTCACGGAAAACAATTTCCGTCCATGTTTAGAACGTGTTCAAAGGCTTGAGTTGATGTTCAATGAGCTCAGTAGCAAACCTGCACAGATTCCACAGGAAAAAGAGCGCGCGCTTCTTGATTCTTGGGACAGGATCAAGTCCATTGAGTTTGACCTTGAGAAGACAAAGAAG GTATTGCAGGCCACAGTGGTGAAGCAAATGGAGATTGCAGAAATGTTAGAAGCTGTACAGGAGTCCAATATTAGC AGAAGGAAGTTTTGTTAA
- the LOC103718467 gene encoding GPI-anchored protein LLG1-like, with product MSVIGINLRSVVRSGRLEEANRRLFRPDSVAPVGVRALLSSALSSAPSSSPLLLTLPPHFFRGFQRSEEAGNPRKISFLGLEMDLSRSVSLRAALFMCFVGLAAASTFISDDVFQCHGPTGRSLLQTKKSCPVNFEFLNYTIITSKCKGPQYSAKLCCGAFKEFACPYAEELNDSTNDCASTMFSYINLYGKYPPGLFASECREGKEGLACPSGSSKSQDENVANAGHVNRSLTFLIVLVSGMVLALVLS from the exons ATGTCAGTAATTGGTATTAATCTCCGTTCGGTTGTTAGATCGGGCCGGTTGGAAGAGGCGAATAGGAGGCTATTTCGGCCTGACTCGGTCGCACCGGTGGGTGTTCGTGCCCTCCTCTCCTCGGCGCTTTCTTCGGCCCCGTCTTCCTCCCCGCTGCTCCTCACCCTCCCGCCCCACTTCTTCCGAGGATTCCAGAGATCGGAGGAGGCGGGGAACCCTCGAAAGATCTCATTTTTGGGGCTGGAGATGGATTTGAGTCGAAGCGTCTCCTTGCGGGCGGCTCTCTTCATGTGTTTCGTGGGATTGGCAGCTGCTTCTACCTTCATCTCAG ATGATGTGTTCCAATGTCATGGACCTACGGGTCGGAGTTTGCTGCAGACGAAAAAGA GTTGCCCTGTGAACTTCGAGTTCCTGAATTACACAATTATCACGAGCAAGTGCAAGGGGCCCCAGTATTCTGCTAAGCTCTGCTGTGGTGCTTTCAAAGAATTTGCATGCCCTTATGCTGAAGAATTGAATGATAGCACCAACGATTGCGCATCAACCATGTTCAGTTACATTAATCTCTATGGCAAATACCCGCCAGGCCTGTTTGCCAGTGAGTGCCGTGAAGGCAAAGAAGGGCTTGCCTGCCCTTCTGGCTCTTCAAAGTCACAGGATGAAAACGTTGCAAATGCTGGCCATGTAAATCGGAGCCTCACCTTTCTTATTGTGTTGGTGTCTGGAATGGTTCTAGCGCTTGTGCTCTCTTGA